One Podospora pseudopauciseta strain CBS 411.78 chromosome 4, whole genome shotgun sequence genomic window, CTTCATCTGCTACCCCAGTGGtttcacaacaacaacaagctggTCCTGCCCGGACAATCAATACTTGTATTTTCTGCAATCATGAGTCCGAGAATCCTCAGCTCAACGCCCAGCACATGGAAAAGACCCACGGCATGTTCATCCCGGAGAAGCAATACCTCGTTGATCTCGAGGGCTTGATAAACTACCTCCAAGAGCGCGTGTATGACCTCAACGAGTGCATCACCTGCTCCAAGATGAGAAACACCACCTACGCCGTCCAGACTCACATGCGCGACAAAGCCCACGTCCAAATTCCTTTCACAACCGAAGATGAACAGCTCGAAATTGGTGAATTTTACGACTTCCGCGCCACTTATTCTGATGACGAAGAGGGAGagtgggaggatgaggatgaggagatggaggatgctgACACGAACGGTGGTGCCAAACTTGGTGGTCACCGCGCAACCAGGACAGTTACAGTCGACGAGAATGGTGATGAGATCatggaggatgggaatggaGAAGGATGGGAGACAGATTCTGACGAGTCGTCTCTGAATTCTGATGATTTGCACGCCGTTCCCGCGGAGCTACATCTTCACCAGTATGAGAGGCTGTCAAAGAATCATCACCACTCGTCAAGCACACCAAGGACGCACCAGCAGGCAGATGGGTTCCATGCTCACAGCAAGAAGAGTCACGCGGTGTTCTATGATGATTATGAGTTACACCTCGGCAGTGGGAAGGCTGTTGGTCACAGATCGCTCAACAAGTACTACAGGCAAAATCTGTATAAATACCCCACGCAAGAGGAGAGGGCCGAGAGGTTGTTGCTCAAGGCCAACGAGCAAGGTCAGGGTGTCATGGACGTGGAcgaggatgggaatgggcaGACGGTTGTCCCGCTGCGGgatcccaaccccaaggcCAGGGGgagagcggtggtgggcAGAGACGTTGCCGGTCTGGGTGTCAGGTCTGCTGGCGAGCTGGAGAAGCAcagggctgtggtggtgaagggtaAGAAGCAAGAGTGGAAGGACCAGAAGGACAGAGGCATGCTTCAGGCGAGACTGGgcatcaaggagaaggcgccTCATCCGGCTACATACTTGCGTTAGAGCGCTTGATAGAGGGGGTGTGCCACTTCCTTTGTGCATTGGGGTTTTAGAACTGAGAAATGGTTACATGTATGTTGCATGAGTTGGTCTTTTTGGTCTCCACATGATTGGGCATCTGTTGACAATACCTTTGTTGTTTGTGTAAGAGCATGTCTTCAGCAAGGCTGTCGCTGACGCAGTTTTAAGAGTTCGGCACTTTTTTTAGCCACTGTGCCACAATCTATCTTTGGCAGAAGACTTGAATctctcttcaacctcttcgagacccatcatcacaacTCGCCTACCGTCGCTATGGCCCGTCACACTGGTGCCGTTGTTAATCATGAATAGGTATCACGCTCTGCGCCGAGAGCTGTAACCATGTCTCATTCTT contains:
- the REI1 gene encoding pre-60S factor rei1 (COG:S; EggNog:ENOG503NX8I) — translated: MATISGSRAAPGAAPGADIGSSHPYTCNTCQVAFRNGDLQRGHMRSDWHRYNLKRRVASLPPISSEIFTEKVLQARAATTAQADKAGFEKACEVCQKNYFSEGAYKNHLTSSKHKAKVAALAARPQGKIPDDASSMTFSLGEPAPTDSVVDSDAEEEFNEVVEGIKNTQLQENENVSPLRRPSNPHLSAAAQHKTEHPVSETPSEEEEESATPSSATPVVSQQQQAGPARTINTCIFCNHESENPQLNAQHMEKTHGMFIPEKQYLVDLEGLINYLQERVYDLNECITCSKMRNTTYAVQTHMRDKAHVQIPFTTEDEQLEIGEFYDFRATYSDDEEGEWEDEDEEMEDADTNGGAKLGGHRATRTVTVDENGDEIMEDGNGEGWETDSDESSLNSDDLHAVPAELHLHQYERLSKNHHHSSSTPRTHQQADGFHAHSKKSHAVFYDDYELHLGSGKAVGHRSLNKYYRQNLYKYPTQEERAERLLLKANEQGQGVMDVDEDGNGQTVVPLRDPNPKARGRAVVGRDVAGLGVRSAGELEKHRAVVVKGKKQEWKDQKDRGMLQARLGIKEKAPHPATYLR